The Humulus lupulus chromosome 4, drHumLupu1.1, whole genome shotgun sequence genome has a window encoding:
- the LOC133831635 gene encoding uncharacterized protein LOC133831635 isoform X1, which translates to MDGTVKSQLAIQSAKAAHLILRLKGSSNRHRRLTFQNKDETVLEEEILKKEKEIEDLKMKLVMERRKNKRVKLCGSLMQLLLPLILVLLSLSLWFSLSAVYFQ; encoded by the exons ATGGATGGAACAGTGAAATCGCAACTCGCAATTCAATCTGCAAAAGCCGCTCATCTCATATTGAGGTTGAAAGGCTCCTCCAATCGTCACCGCCGGCTTACGTTTCAGAACAAG GATGAGACGGTGTTAGAGGAAGAGATActgaagaaggagaaggagattGAGGATCTGAAGATGAAATTGGTGATGGAGCGTCGGAAGAATAAGAGGGTTAAGCTCTGTGGCAGCTTAATGCAGCTTCTTCTTCCCCTCATCCTGGTGctgctctctctctcactctggTTTTCACTTTCTGCTGTTTATTTTCAATGA
- the LOC133831635 gene encoding uncharacterized protein LOC133831635 isoform X2, giving the protein MDGTVKSQLAIQSAKAAHLILRLKGSSNRHRRLTFQNKDETVLEEEILKKEKEIEDLKMKLVMERRKNKRVKLCGSLMQLLLPLILNYYVKSVVEGM; this is encoded by the exons ATGGATGGAACAGTGAAATCGCAACTCGCAATTCAATCTGCAAAAGCCGCTCATCTCATATTGAGGTTGAAAGGCTCCTCCAATCGTCACCGCCGGCTTACGTTTCAGAACAAG GATGAGACGGTGTTAGAGGAAGAGATActgaagaaggagaaggagattGAGGATCTGAAGATGAAATTGGTGATGGAGCGTCGGAAGAATAAGAGGGTTAAGCTCTGTGGCAGCTTAATGCAGCTTCTTCTTCCCCTCATCCTG AATTATTATGTCAAAAGTGTGGTTGAAGGCATGTAG